The following nucleotide sequence is from Amia ocellicauda isolate fAmiCal2 chromosome 14, fAmiCal2.hap1, whole genome shotgun sequence.
acggTGAGGGCGCAGAAGAAACGCAGGCTGTGTGTGAGAGGCAGCGAAGGACaccccgcccccgccccctcccccGCAACCGCCGGGCTCACCTGCGCGGCTCCAGGGCTCTCAGGTATCCCAGCAGCTCCTGCATGGTGGGCCGGCTGGAGGGGGAGGGCTGCTGCGCCAGGAGGCGGGAGAGCTGGCCGACCTGCCTGGGGGAGAGGACGCCACCCCGCGCCGGgcctgcacacacgcacacgggttactacacacacacacgcacacgggttactacacacagacacacgttaattatacacacacaggttaattatacacacacagttattaCACACatagacatgcacacacagttaCTACACACACGggttacatatacacacatagacACGGGTTACTACACACACAGTTTACTACAGACATTGCTACACACACTGCTTCCCACACAAGCACAGAGGTTACTAAACATAGACGTGggatactacacacacacacaagttactacacacatagacacaggttactacacacacacaaacacagtttaCTACAGACATACACACTGTTTCCCACACAATCACAGAGGTTACTACACACACATGGCTTactacacacccacacacgggataccacacacacaccgaatACTTTACACACACAGAGGTTACTACACACACGggatactacacacacacaagttacTACAGAAACCATGCACACGTTactacacacaaacagacaccaaCCCACAGACCTGACACCCCTCCCTGCTCCGCACTCACCAGGCTCGGCTCTGTCCTTCGTCAGGGCCGCTGGGGTCAACAGGGGACGAACTTTGGTCTTCAGGACGgcagcggaggaggaggagggcgggGGACGCCCCAGCACGGACTGTCTTGCAGGCTGGGGCCTCGCGCTGAGacctggagagagaggagtgtgtgagtgtgtctcctGGGtcccccgtgtgtgtgtgtgtgtgtgtgtgtgtgtgtctctgtgtggttACCTGTGTGTGCGGTCGgctgctccctctccttctctgctGGGGGGTCCACTGGCTCACCGGGAGATCTGTCcagcagctgagagagagagaggaggggggggaaAGACTGAGAAgcacacaaagagagagacagggagacagactctgacacacacacacacacacacacacacacaatcacagtctCCCCCACAGCACCCTCCCCCTCACCAGCTGGATGTAGTACTGCAGCTCCTCCTGTCTGCCCTCGCCCTCCCTGTCCAGCAGGGATCTGCCTGCCAGGTCCGGGCGGGGGTCTGTCCTCTCCATGCTGTACCCGCTGCCGCCCCCGGTCCCGAGGGGGCTGCCTGTTCGCCAAGGGACGGCCTCTGTGCTGTGTCCAGGGTGTCCAGCTGTCCGgttctccctcactctctccctctctctgtccgtgCTCTCTTTCGGTCTCTCCCTATCCCTGTCTGCGCTGCTTTCCTTgtccctcgctctctccctctctctgtctgtgctgtgtccactctccttccccctctccctctctctgtccgtgCTGTGTccgctctccctccccctctctctgtccgtgCTGCGCCCGCTCTCCCTCTGGGCGTCGGAGAGCCGCAGCCTGTAGCCGCTGAGCTCCTGCACCAGGCTGCGGCCCTCCGCGTCTCTGTCCGTGCCAGGTCCCtgttccctccccctctccgtgCTGTTCCAGCTCTCCTCTGCCAGCCGCCTCCCCGCCAGCTCCTCCAGGTCACAGCCGCCCAGCGCTGAGAGGAGACGAGGACACAGAGATGACATGTTCAGCCGCAGTGTAACTACagtgtgatgtgtgtgtatgtgtgagcgtcagtgtgtgcgtgtcaatgtgtgtgttttagtgagtgtgtcagtgtgttgtgtgtcagtgtgtgtgtgttagtgagtgtgtcagtgtgtgtgtcagtgtgtgtgtgttagtgagtgtgtccgtgtgtgtgtgtgtgtcagtgagtgtgtcagtgtgtgtgtgtgtcagtgtgtgtgtgttagtgagtgtgtgtgtgtgtcagtgtgtgtgtgttagtgagtgtgtgtgtgtgtcagtgtgttgtgtgtcagtgtgtgtgtgtcagtgtgtgtgtgtgttagtgagtgtgtcagtgtcagtgtgtgtcagtgtgttgtgtgtcagtgtgtgtgtgttagtgagtgtgtcagtgtgtgtgtgtgtcagtgtgtgtgtgtgttagtgagtgtgtcagtgtcagtgtgtgtcagtgtgttgtgtgtcagtgtgtgtgtgttagtgagtgtgtcagtgtgtgtgtgtgtcagtgtgtgtgtgtcagtgtgtgtgtgtgttagtgagtgtgtcagtgtcagtgtgttgtgtgtcagtgtgtgtcagtgtgtgtgtgtgtcagtgtgtgtgtgttagtgagtatgtcagtgtgtgtgtgtcagtgtgtgtgtgttagtgagtgtgtcagtgtcagtgtgtgtgtgttagtgagtgtgtcagtgtcagtgtgtgtcagtgtgttgtgtgtcagtgtgtgtgtgttagtgagtgtgtcagtgtgtgtgtgtgtcagtgtgtgtgtgttagtgagtatgtcagtgtgtgtgtgtgtgtgtcagtgtgtgtgtgttagtgagtgtgtcagtgtcagtgtgttgtgtgtcagtgtgtgtgtgtgtgtcagtgtgtgtgtgttagtgagtgtgtcagtgtgtgtgtgtcagtgtgtgtgttagtgagtgtgtcagtgtcagtgtgtgtgtgtgtcagtgtgttgtgtgtcagtgtgtgtgtgttagtgagtatgtcagtgtgtgtgtcagtgtgtgtgtgttagtgagtgtgtcagtgtgtgtgtgtgtgtcagtgtgtgtgtgttagtgagtgtgtcagtgtcagtgtgtgtgtgtgtgtgttagtgagtgcgtcagtgtcagtgtgtgtgtgtgtgtgttagtgagtgcgtcagtgtgtgtgcttAATGGGTTCCACAtcgataacaataataacaacaataaatacagtCAACAGTAGTACTGCAAATAAAAAGCTGAGACTCTGTAAACACTCGTCTGTTCCTGGTGGTTATTAATGAACGCTGTGTGAATAATTGAGGGGCAGGAAGAGGCCGCGCCGCGCAGGCCGGGGGGGTTGCCGGGGCCCCCCAGGCGTCTCAGGGGCTGATTAAACGCTCGTTTGATCCGAGTTAATTGGCCCGCTGCTGCCGGGGGCTTCAGAGGCAGAGCACAGCagacaggaaacagaggggaGGGGGCAGAGAGACCGACTCGCGCTGAACAGCGAGGAGAACTGCAGTCCAGCCCATCCCACCCAGTCAGTGCGCTGTCAGGGCGTCACTCACCCGTGCTGTCCAGCTGCGGCTCCAGGGGCCGGAAGGACAGGTCGGCCGGACTGAGCGAGAGTAGGCTGAGCTCCCCCCCTAcgcctcctccccctccctccctcagcgGCAGGAAGGAGCGCTGCACTGCGGGCAGGAGGGGCACGGcccgggagaggagagagggagagactgcagggacagagagggagggagaggggatggGAGAGGGGACAAGAGGGGGGATGGGAGAAGGGAGGGGAGAACATTTGAATACCTTtactaaactaaaaataataaaatagagaCCAAAACAGAGAgatagagggggagagagagagggagaggggaacaGACATCATGAGACCCTACCCGTCTCTGTCTTCGTCTCCGCGCCCGTCTCTCGGCCCCAGCCCGGTGTCTCAGGGTCCTGGGGTCCGGGGCTGGTGCCCTTGCCCCCTCCGGCACCCACAAGCTCCGCCAGCCCCCTCCCTGGCCCCTCGGAGGCCCCCCAGAGCCCGGGCTGTGAGCTGGAGTTGCCCGGCAGATGGCTGAACCCGTCCGCCTGGAGAAAGAGAACCGGAGACCAAAGACCggcgaggaagaggaggaagactgTAATTGATCTGGTCATTATTATGGAGAGTGTGGTCtgtgcttgtctgtgtgtgtgtgttactgtgtgtgtgtgtgtgtgtgtgtgttagtgagtgtttgtcagtgtgtgagtgtgtgtgtcagtgtgtgtgtgtgtctgtgtgagtgtgtgtgtgtcagtgagggcCCTGACCTGGCCGTAGGGGCCGCTCTGGGAGCCCAGCAGCCTCAGCGCCTCGGCCCAGTGGGAGCGCAGCAAGCCCTGCAGCTGAGCCACCAGCTCCCCCCGCTGCGCCTCCTGCCTGCGCTGGCCGGCCTGCAgcctcctcccctcctcctgCAGCGCCCTCACCCTGAGAcacgagagggagggaggggagaggcgCTCAgtcacacgcatgcacacgcagtggagtcagtcagtcagtcagtgtgtcagtcagtatcagtcagtcagtcagtcagtgtgtcagtcagtcagtcagtgggtCATTGACCTGCTCTCGTATTCCTGGCTCACTGTGCGCAGAcgctcctccttctcctgcaGCTCTGTCCTGAACTGCGTTAGCTGCGCAGTCAGTTCCCTCTCGTGCTGCGCACTGATCTCCAGCAGCTGCTTcctgcagcacagagagagagagagacagagacaaagagagagagagagagtgtctttACCCGTCCCGTCTCACTGtacatgtgtgtctctctaaggGCTGCGGTGCTCTGTGCCgtacctgtgtgtgtctctcagggCTGCAGTGCTCTGTGCGTTGTCCTCGTGGATCTGTCTCAGCCGGTCAGTCACCTGCTGCTCCACTGACAGCCTCATCTCCACCTCCAGCTGAGAGCGCTGAGCCTCGAACCGGGcctgtcacacacagacacagacacacacagaataaaTGAGTAATCAGACagcagtgtggtgtggtgtggtacCTGTGCCAGGGCGGTGCTGTATGGTGTGGTGTGGTACCTGTGCCAGGGCGGTCTCCATGCCGGCGCTGTCCCTTGCTCGTTGGGTCTCCTCCAGCTCCCGCTCCAGGCGCTGTACCTCACTCTGCACCGAATCCAGAACCTGCTGCAGCTCCCGGGCTCTCTGGGCCTCCTGCTCCCGCCCCGCCTGGGCA
It contains:
- the LOC136768240 gene encoding centrobin isoform X1; translated protein: MDCELRSEDLLSDVEPLSVSPPALARSWPPSPLPLSALSASRQVTARLYASLQSSRAMEVRGQGQEPCLSASDTSAHTHRQVTFSLSAPNLQDAPLSSAHRAAWRDSTPLPSAKRRADLSEPGGLGGGDRQGPTPSLLPLSPNSSPSSPALSPQHRRSGDGDGLGEELDRSLQAALDHSSLTAGQHGMRHILDMEGVRAHLQGLLSSSGGGGPAPRASPPQDADSFDSDSTATLLSARPSVCVEPEASPPLSVGGLEELFPRYSQLRLSGAPPPPETHILRDSLERERTRRKHCEAQLQSLHSKTLQLQQQLAMAVSADRKKDIMIEQLDKTLAKVVEGWKKHEVEKSVAARRLQEDKECVERESAALLEERGRLERESTALHERLAQTDAALRREQRRLEELQSAHTRLEGEAGGLRRALAEQTDRAQCAQAAQVELQEAAVLWENRERELQERLDQQGAQLNTQIHNEKAGREQEAQRARELQQVLDSVQSEVQRLERELEETQRARDSAGMETALAQARFEAQRSQLEVEMRLSVEQQVTDRLRQIHEDNAQSTAALRDTHRKQLLEISAQHERELTAQLTQFRTELQEKEERLRTVSQEYESRVRALQEEGRRLQAGQRRQEAQRGELVAQLQGLLRSHWAEALRLLGSQSGPYGQADGFSHLPGNSSSQPGLWGASEGPGRGLAELVGAGGGKGTSPGPQDPETPGWGRETGAETKTETVSPSLLSRAVPLLPAVQRSFLPLREGGGGGVGGELSLLSLSPADLSFRPLEPQLDSTALGGCDLEELAGRRLAEESWNSTERGREQGPGTDRDAEGRSLVQELSGYRLRLSDAQRESGRSTDRERGRESGHSTDRERERGKESGHSTDRERERARDKESSADRDRERPKESTDRERERVRENRTAGHPGHSTEAVPWRTGSPLGTGGGSGYSMERTDPRPDLAGRSLLDREGEGRQEELQYYIQLLLDRSPGEPVDPPAEKEREQPTAHTGLSARPQPARQSVLGRPPPSSSSAAVLKTKVRPLLTPAALTKDRAEPGPARGGVLSPRQVGQLSRLLAQQPSPSSRPTMQELLGYLRALEPRSSGQGEGADWSGVSDHRNTEQLWGPAERKEVRHAPPSRPAGGDRSQSRGGRRAGAPQHRAAPAPRGTVWR
- the LOC136768240 gene encoding centrobin isoform X2 is translated as MDCELRSEDLLSDVEPLSVSPPALARSWPPSPLPLSALSASRQVTARLYASLQSSRAMEVRGQGQEPCLSASDTSAHTHRQVTFSLSAPNLQDAPLSSAHRAAWRDSTPLPSAKRRADLSEPGGLGGGDRQGPTPSLLPLSPNSSPSSPALSPQHRRSGDGDGLGEELDRSLQAALDHSSLTAGQHGMRHILDMEGVRAHLQGLLSSSGGGGPAPRASPPQDADSFDSDSTATLLSARPSVCVEPEASPPLSVGGLEELFPRYSQLRLSGAPPPPETHILRDSLERERTRRKHCEAQLQSLHSKTLQLQQQLAMAVSADRKKDIMIEQLDKTLAKVVEGWKKHEVEKSVAARRLQEDKECVERESAALLEERGRLERESTALHERLAQTDAALRREQRRLEELQSAHTRLEGEAGGLRRALAEQTDRAQCAQAAQVELQEAAVLWENRERELQERLDQQGAQLNTQIHNEKAGREQEAQRARELQQVLDSVQSEVQRLERELEETQRARDSAGMETALAQARFEAQRSQLEVEMRLSVEQQVTDRLRQIHEDNAQSTAALRDTHRKQLLEISAQHERELTAQLTQFRTELQEKEERLRTVSQEYESRVRALQEEGRRLQAGQRRQEAQRGELVAQLQGLLRSHWAEALRLLGSQSGPYGQADGFSHLPGNSSSQPGLWGASEGPGRGLAELVGAGGGKGTSPGPQDPETPGWGRETGAETKTETVSPSLLSRAVPLLPAVQRSFLPLREGGGGGVGGELSLLSLSPADLSFRPLEPQLDSTALGGCDLEELAGRRLAEESWNSTERGREQGPGTDRDAEGRSLVQELSGYRLRLSDAQRESGRSTDRERGRESGHSTDRERERGKESGHSTDRERERARDKESSADRDRERPKESTDRERERVRENRTAGHPGHSTEAVPWRTGSPLGTGGGSGYSMERTDPRPDLAGRSLLDREGEGRQEELQYYIQLLLDRSPGEPVDPPAEKEREQPTAHTGLSARPQPARQSVLGRPPPSSSSAAVLKTKVRPLLTPAALTKDRAEPAPARGRALTGAVCLTTGTQSSSGGQPRGRRCATPRPPDLQGATGARAEGAGEPEPPSTEPPRPPEGQCGDRGGTMSVCAF